Proteins found in one Syntrophorhabdales bacterium genomic segment:
- a CDS encoding fibronectin type III domain-containing protein: MTLAWDPVTASGLAGYRVHYGTASGNYSSVAGVGNQTTATITGLTAGTSYYFAATAYDTAGTESAFSNEVVYIAPSSCSPAISPGTVSVPAAGGTGSVTVSTSSICSWTTANLASWVTITSGASGTGNGTVTYSVSANTGSASRTTNLTIAGVIFNVIQTGAPTSTYTITASDSAGFTQTPTACTLAITTNGSGRGTVTRSPSAPTFPAGTVVTLTAVPGWSSAFSGWSGACTGTSTTCTLTMTSDTSVTATFNAQWIWGWGG; encoded by the coding sequence GTGACCTTGGCCTGGGACCCCGTGACAGCCTCCGGCTTGGCTGGATACAGGGTCCACTACGGAACGGCAAGTGGGAATTACTCGTCTGTCGCCGGCGTGGGGAATCAGACAACTGCGACAATAACCGGCCTCACGGCGGGCACAAGTTACTACTTTGCCGCCACCGCCTACGATACGGCGGGAACCGAGAGCGCCTTCTCCAACGAAGTGGTCTATATCGCGCCCTCGTCCTGCAGCCCCGCGATCTCTCCTGGTACCGTATCGGTACCGGCCGCGGGCGGCACGGGAAGTGTCACCGTTAGCACCTCCAGCATCTGCAGCTGGACCACGGCTAATCTGGCGTCGTGGGTAACGATCACATCAGGCGCCAGTGGCACAGGCAACGGGACGGTCACGTACTCGGTCTCCGCCAACACAGGCTCCGCTTCAAGAACTACCAATCTGACCATAGCGGGCGTTATCTTTAACGTGATACAGACTGGCGCACCCACATCCACCTATACCATTACTGCCAGTGACAGTGCGGGCTTCACCCAGACCCCCACAGCCTGTACTCTTGCGATAACGACAAACGGGTCGGGACGGGGCACGGTGACGAGGAGCCCATCAGCGCCAACCTTCCCTGCGGGCACCGTCGTTACCCTCACCGCGGTCCCCGGTTGGAGTTCTGCATTCTCGGGCTGGTCAGGGGCGTGCACGGGGACTTCAACCACGTGCACACTAACCATGACCTCCGACACGAGCGTCACCGCCACGTTCAATGCACAGTGGATATGGGGGTGGGGTGGGTGA